A stretch of DNA from Malus sylvestris chromosome 9, drMalSylv7.2, whole genome shotgun sequence:
ttcctttacccttgtgggtaataatatggtagctagaccttcaaaatttatgtgtctaaactttgttagtgttgtttctttgcaattcttttacccttcttggtcagagcgatgtagtgggagctgcaagcttcacgtgtctcaactttgtcagagaactttggcaaagttatctgtggtacccatgagctactgttgcgtgtgggaagtgggtgattgaacagtacgattcatgtgctttctacttcgccagaaatcttcgacagaatgcccataatttccgcaaagctgagtgtgtgtgtgacaggtgctgacaaggctggaaaagtaggtgcctcttcgatttctgaaatcggccctcgtggtctctgagcagcccagcttttgagaaagcaagcctcttcgatttctgagatcggcctttgtggtctttgagcagcccagcttttgagaaagcaaacgcctcttcgatttctgagcaggcgcctcttcgatttctgaagcttcgtcgagtgcagatttttataggggctgacattaagttccaaagcacacttgaatatccaccagtagaagctccattcttgcacttctaagatcttgatttgtccgacctcttctctcttcaacacctttgaaaatgtctggcccttccgaccgtcgttttgacttgaaccttgttgaagaggcagccccgccttctccagacaacatatgacgcccatccttcgtctcccctactggtcctcttaccgttggggattccgtgatgaagaatgatatgaccgctgcggtagtggccaggaaccttctcactcccaaagataacagactacttaccaaacggtctgatgagttgtctgttaaggattctttggctctcagtgttcagtgtgcaggttctgtgtctaatatggcccaacgcatatttgctcgaacccgccaagttgaatcattggcggctgaagtgatgagtctcaaacaggagattagagggctcaagcatgagaataaacagttgcaccggctcgcacatgactatgctacaaacatgaagaggaagcttgaccagatgaaggaatctgatggtcaggttttacttgatcatcagagatttgtgggtttgttccaaaggcatttattgccttcgtcttctggggctgtaccgcgtaatgaagctccaaatgatcaatctctgatgcctcctccttctagggttttgtccagtattgaggctccgaatgatccccctccggtgccttctctttctggggctctaccgactgctgagacttctcctaagcaacctttgtgaaggctccctcttgtttgtttattttgactcaagtatatgtacatatttgtaacttatcggggatatcaataaataagctttccttcatttcaacgtattgtgttaaatacaccaaagccttcttcgctaagttctttgaattttcttttgttgaagcttgtatgttgaagctttgtgagtggagcatataggttgaggtagtgttcccttaatttcccgagtgaggaaaacttctcggttggagacttggaaaatccaagtcactgagtgggatcggctatatgaatcttagaacgccattgtgttctgtcctgtgtcatgtcctccgttagatccgagtactctaagtcttttcttagggtctcttccaaagttttcctaggtcttcctctgccccttcggccctgaacctctatcccatagtcgcatcttctaatcggagcgtcagtaggccttctttgcacatgtccaaaccaccgtaaccgattttctctcatctttccttcaatttcggctactcctactatactccggatatcctcattcctaatcttatcctttctcgtgtgcccacacatccaacgaagcatcctcatctccgctacacccattttgtgtacgtgttgatgcttcaccgcccaacattctgtgccatacagcatcgccggccttattgccgtcctataaaattttcccttgagcttcagtggcatacggcggtcacacaacacgccggatgcactcttccacttcatccatccagcttgtattctatggttgagatctccatctaattctccgttcttttgcaagatagatcctaggtaacgaaaacggtcgctctttggtatttcttgatctccgatcctcacccctaactcgttttggcctccatttgcactgaacttgcactccatatattctgtctttgatcggcttaggcgaagacctttagattccaacacttctctccaaaggttaagctttgcatttaccccttcctgagtttcatctatcaacactatatcgtctgcgaaaagcatacaccaaggaatatcaccttgaatatgtcctgttaactcatccattaccaacgcaaaaaggtaaggacttaaggatgagccttgatgtaatcctacagttatgggaaagctttcggtttgtccttcatgagttcttacggcagtctttgctccttcatacatatcctgtatagcttggatatatgctactcgtactcctttcttctctaaaatcctccaaagaatgtctcttgggaccctatcatacgctttttccaaatctataaagaccatgtgtaaatcctttttcccatctctatatctttccatcaatcttcgtaagagatagattgcctccatggttgagcgccctggcatgaacccgaattggttgtccgaaacccgtgtctcttgcctcaatctatgctcaatgactctctcccagagcttcattgtatgactcattagcttaattcccctatagttcatgcaattttgtacatcgcccttattcttgtagataggcaccaaagtgctcattcgccactcattcggcatcttcttcgttttcaaaatcctattgaaaaggtcagtgagccatgttatacctgtctctcccaaaactttccacacttcgattggtatatcgtctgggcctactgcttttctatgcttcatcttcttcaaagctacacccacttcttccttccggattctacgataaaaagagtagtttctacactcttctgagttactcaactcccctaaagaagcactcctttcatgtccttcattgaaaagattatgaaaataacctttccatctgtctttaaccgcgttctctgtagcaagaacttttccatcctcatccttgctgcacctcacttggtttaggtcctttgtcttcttttcccttgctctagctagtttatagatatccaactctccttctttggtatttagtcgcttatacatatcgtcataagccgctaacttagcttctctcacagctttcttcgcctcttgcttcgcttttctatacctttcaccattttcatcggtcctatcattgtataaggctttacaacattccttcttagccttcacctttgcttgtacctcctcattccaccaccaagattccttttggtgtggggcaaagcctttggactctcctaatacctcttttgctacttttcggatacaactagccatggaatcccacatttggttagcttccccctctctatcccacacacactgggtgattactttctctttgaaaatggcttgtttttcttcttttagattccaccatctagtccttgggcacttccaagtcttgttcttttttctcactcttttgatatgtacatccatcaccaacaagcgatgttgattagtcacgctctctcctagtataactttgcaatccttacaagttatacgatcccctttcctcattagaagaaaatctatttgtgtttttgacgacccactcttgtaggtgatcacatgttcttctctcttcttaaagaaggtgttggctaagaagagatcatatgccattgcaaaatccaagatagcttctccatcctcgtttctctccccaaaaccatggccaccatgaaaacctccatagttgcctgtctccctacccacgtgtccatttaaatctcctcctataaataacttctccgtctgagcaattcctggcaccaagtctccaaggtcttcccaaaatttctccttcgaactcgtatccaaccctacttgaggtgcgtacgcactaatcacattgataagttcttgtcctattacaatcttgattgccatgattctatctcctaccctcttgacatctacaacatcttgtgtcaaggtcttgtccacgatgatgccaacaccatttctcgttctatttgtgcccgaataccatagtttaaaccctgagttttctagatccttgccttacgaccaacccacttagtttcttgtaggcacataatatttatccttctcctcaccataacttctactactttcatagattttcccgtcaaggttcctatattccacgttcctaaacgcattttgctctcttgaactctacccttctgtcctagcttcttcacccttccccgtctaataggatcaaagtacttcttttgtgtgtcccgtgtaaagttgataggagcatatgctcccaaacaactttgagtggagtcgttcgaaaagaagtttctatagcccccttgctcatttaacactgtatccgggtgccgatggagatacagcgacccttgctcacttatcactgtgctcaggccacacagcgcgccacttacgggtgacgccctagctttagcgcgatttcgttctggattcattttcataaggattcgacgtgatcatggagtgccggctgtcgactacctgacgccctccccctcctcctttatccgggcttgggaccggcaatgtaagataaacttacacggcggagttttggttttttatttcatCATTCCATAAAATTTCCCGATTGGTCTTCCTCAATGTTGGAAAATAGAAGAAAATccatttttctttgttattaTTCTTCTCCATCTTGTaagaataataaatatatacaaGAAATGTAAAGCTGACTTAGGAGATAACATAGGGAATAAAACATAACACCCAAATTTACTCCTATTTTCAGAAATAAGTGATAAAATAATTAATCAGAAGGCTAATTGATTCATAATCCCATCACCTACTAAATCCCTGGATCAATTTCAACTCTAGATTTATTTAGCCCACACTTTTCTACTTGGCAACACTCACTTCAAATCAACTCTAGATTTATTTAGTTAACACTCTCCTACTTCACAACCTCTCCACAAGCTTATAgccataaaaataataataattattattattttaagaaACATCAATAATTTTTACATGTTATCTCTTTTGTCCTACATCAGTTTGCTTTAAAATCGCACACTAGTTTCTTATGTTTCATCTCCTTTCCACCTTATAGTCAGCTTTGGAAATCAAAATGTTCCCTTTAAACTCTGGCTTTGTGGGAATGTGAGCACCTGCTGTATCATGTCCAGAAGCGAAGGCCCTACATTTCTTTATCGTCACGGGTACATCTTTTGTAAAAAGGGCGAGGAGAGTGCGGATCAAGTGTTTGTTGACTGGCTCAttattcatttttagtttttatcgAAGCTGTTTAAGGGAATTTATGAGTTCTAGGTCATTCCAAATTGGTGTTCAAATAGTTGAGCATTCTGTTAAAGGCTTTGGGGAAAGAAAGGAAGTGGGGTTGTTTGGTGTATTATGCAATCTCTGGATAAATTTGATGGAGGGAATATGATAGTTTTGAGGATTACAATAGGGCAGGTGTGGGAGATGTTTGGGATCATGTCTGATTTTCGTCAGCATTGTGGTCATTGATTTTGGGGGATTCCTTATTCATCTATTACGCTGGGTTTGCAAGCTGCGGTGACGTGATATTTCTTCTAATTTGTTTATTGTGGTTTAGTTGTTTCTTTGATAATGTGTAATCTGCTGTCAGTTTCGAATTTTACGGTGTTATTTTGTTGTATTGAAAGTGGTCCGCAGTTGTCGCATGACTCTCATGATCCATGATTATGAacattggttttgctttactaAAGTTTGTCTCCTCTCAATAAACGAAAGAGAATAGTCACATTGCATCTACTTGAAATTTTCTGTTAGCTTTTGTCATATACCAGTTACATTGTCATTCAATAATCCCAATTATATACCTCAGGACAGCAAACAAGGACATTTGTTGAAGCGGTTGACCAATATGCTCAATTGGGACTACGTACTCTGTGTCTGGCTTGGCGTGAACTAAAAGAAGAGGAATATCAAGAATGGTCTTTGATGTTCAAAGAGGCTAGCAGCACATTAGTTGATAGGGAGGTAAAGAAAATGTCTGAAATTTTTTCCTAACATTGATTGCTCAGATATACATACATCCATTACATTGGTAATCGGTACGTACATACACTGATACGCAGACATGGAAATTATGTGCATCTATACTATacatttgcttatttaatttAACTATTCTTGCAGTGGAGAATTGCTGAGGTCTGCCAAAGATTAGAGCATGACTTTGAAGTTCTTGGAGTTACTGCAATAGAGGATCGCCTGCAGGTGAATCTCTCCGTAGACCTTTGAAAGTTATTTCTTAGATGTAGGTTTTGTTAATTTCTACTTAATGTCTAATGTTCTGGAGTGTTGAATTCTGGGTAGTTTCTGGATACTTAACTTGTAATGTTGTCGTTGGTATGTAAATTTCAGGATGGTGTACCAGAGACGATTGAGGCGTTGAGAAAAGCTGGCATAAATTTTTGGATGCTGACTGGGGACAAGCAGAACACTGCCATACAGATTGCTCTTTCATGCAATTTCATTTCCCCTGGTAGTTACAATTACAACTCTTGTAtcagtttttgtatttgttttgtgCACTTTGTCCAGCTTAGTTACATACATGTGACAAACCTGTCCCTGTATGAGCAAGGCTATTTTTAGCTGAGTTAGAGCAGTAAGAGAGGTGTATAACTATCTTGTTTTACTGCTTTGCCTGCGACTCATATTTAATATTTCGATTGTTTCGCATCTACTTTGTCACATGGACAAGAAAATTTGTGCACCCTCAGTAATATTCTCTTTTTGCATGTCTATAGAGACTGATTGTACTTAAATGTTGAGACTCAGGTTGTCACTGACAAGAAAATACCATATGTATGAGTTCTTAATTTGTATGAATAAAtaattgagaatatatatgtatataaatatataatttaatgGACCTTCATTATATTGCTTCTTAATAAATGTGGTTTTCTGTTTCTCCATATTCTTTCCACCattaatctctctctccctctctctctctctcaattgaCAGAGCCGAAAGGTCAGCTTTTGTTAATTGATGGCAAAACTGATGATGAAGTTCGTAGAAGTCTAGAGAGAGTTTTACTTACAATGAGGATAACAACTTCAGAACCTAAGGTACAGCTTGTACACTTATCACAAATTCAATTTATTGATGGATTCCCCTGCTTTGTGAATTTCTAATGCAACTTTATATCAAAGTATTGAGAAAGGTTTGTGGtcgtattaaactattataattGAGTACGGAGTTATTCTCTGTTGTTTTAGGGTCTGATAGACTGCCTGTCATGTTTCTTGTAGTTCCCTTTGTGGTTTCTTAATAAAACATTTTctccaagaaaaaaaagaaaaaaaacttgaacGGGATTTGCCTCTAATAATTATATGAATATTGTGTGATCCTGTTTTTTCAAATGCATTGTTATGTATTCTCAAACCATACTAGATTTGTGGTGATTATTCTGCTCTTCTGCTCTCTCACTTGTAATTCTTTACATTTTCCTTCAACAGGATGTGGCATTTGCCATCGATGGCTGGTCCCTTGAAATTGCACTTAAGCATTATCGGAAAGCTTTTACTGAATTAGCAATATTGTCAAGGACTGCTATATGTTGTCGTGTGACACCATCACAAAAAGCACAGGTGTTCTttagatttaattaattatattaatttcagtttttcttgtaccaatttttccttcaagctTGATCCCTCCAATCTAAATGCAGAATTTTAAGAGTGTTCATTAGTTATGCTTTGCTTAGTTAGCTACGTGCTTTTTCCTCAGTTATGACAGGGAAGGCTCCCATGCAAGAAAAATATGCAATAAGCCCTGGATTATCCAATTTTCATTATAGTGAGCTAGTAAACTTctctttgttaaaaaaaaaaaaaaaactgtaggTGATACCGTATGCTTCCTTCTAACTTATGTCTAAAGTAAGTTGCTGCAAATTAACTGTTACATACATTGCAATGACCAGTTTTTATGATGAATTCTATGATTTATTTGCCATCATACTTTGATTTTCTTGATATAGCATCGGCAGTACGCATCCATTTCTTTAAATGGTCTTAAGGGGCATCTATAGTGCTGGTTTCATACATTCCTACTTGGTAGAGATGCTAACtgaatgaataatttttttgaaattatcaTTGTTTTTCCACATTTGTAGAGGTTGTGTATTTAATATGGAGCGATATGTGTCACTTGAGTAATTCATGTTCTTTAATCATATGTTGCGACTGTCTGGCATATCATATATATCTGGGCGGTTCTGTGCCATGGTAGGAAATATTGGAAGACaatttgatttatgtgatgCTATATATTGCAGCTTGTAGAGATTCTAAAATCATGTGACTATAGAACATTGGCTATTGGGGATGGTGGAAATGATGTGAGGATGATACAACAAGCTGACATTGGGGTTGGCATCAGTGGTAGAGAAGGACTGCAAGCAGCTAGGGCAGCTGATTATAGTATTGGGAGTAAGTTAATGATAGCTCTGTATGTGTGGTTGTCGGTTGCAGTGTGCATGTCTCTGCAGTCTAAAAATTATCAGATGTATTTTGTTATGCTTATATTGCTAGAATATGAgttatcttattttatttggCCAACTTTTCCATGACGTTAAATATTTATGCACCTAGAAATAACTTCTTGTAACCCTGTTGTCCTGTATTTGTGGTCCACTCTTGTTTTCTGATCATAGGAGATGTTGGGTTGTTCAAGGTGTTTTCTTGCAagtcttttttttgtttccctggTTGAAAATTCAAGCCTCTTGTTCTGGTCTTTAGAAGTAAATTTGGAAAGTGAGGGTGCCCACCAAAGTGCAGTTGCTTTGCTGTCTTGTTAATTGGGTTTGTATGGGATGAAAGCGGAAAAATCTTCAAGGGTATCTCTGTGGGACAGGAAGAGATTTCTGGCTTCTGTTTTATCTTCCTTGACAAAGCACTTTAAGGACGTTCCTTTTAGTTTGGTTCATTTGGATTGTTCTGCCGTTACTAAGTGGTTTAGTTTGCATTTAATTTGGTGTGAGTCTTTGGGTTATCTTTAGGTGTACGATTCTGATGGACTCTTTTTGCCATTTCGTTATATACTTCTCTTTTCATCTTCAATAAATTTCTTGTTTCTTACAAAAGAAATGCTAAGGTACATGCATGCCTGGTAAGTTCTAGGATGAGCATAACCTACAAAGGAGATCATATTCTTGTCCTTTTTTAATGCATTTATCAATGTTGTAATTGTATGTATCTTGCTtcaatacatatatatgtatgtattttcaACTCCCTGACTGTATGACTGCTTCTCCTGGCTTGCAGAGTTTAGGTTTTTGAAAAGACTAATACTTGTGCATGGGCGTTACTCATACAATCGTACAGCATTTTTGTCCCAGTACTCCTTTTATAAATCCCTGGTGATATGTTTCATCCAAATTTTGTGAGTTTCCAATTCCATGGGCAACGTTTCTCATTTTATAGCTGATTCTTAGTTTCAGTTATTTCTGGTAGCATTTGTTGTTTGATCTTTTCTTGATACCTTTTCTTCGCCATCAGCATCATCACTATTTTCTGTTATTCTGACATTGGAACGCTGCCAGTTTCTCTTTTGTTTCAGGGGTCTCTGGAACCAGTCTTTTCAATTCGGTTAGCTTGATGGCTTATAATGTTTTCTACACTAGTGTCCCTGTTTTAGTCAGTGTTCTTGATAAAGATCTCAGTGAGGATACTGTGATGCAGCATCCACAAATTTTGTTTTACTGCCAAGCGGGGAGGTTTGATTTTAAGCTGCATTATCCTTGTTCTGTTTTACATTCCATATGTGCAAGACTTTTTTCACTTTAAACTGCAGCGGGCATCTGCTGTCTGAGCTAAGTTATACTTTCTATTGGTCATTTAAAATGAACTTTTTGATGTTCTTGAAACAGGCTTCTGAATCCTAGCACATTTGCTGGATGGTTTGGACGATCCCTTTTTCATGTGAGTGCTCATCCTTTCAATCTCTTTAGTAATCTCAACTAAGCACCCATTTGGGTCTGCTTCTCTAGAAAGCACTTCTCATAATCGGTTCAGCTAGAAGTGCCTTTTATTAGAAACACGTTGAGTTTTATTGAAAATCAAAGTGCTTCCTGCAAAAGCACCTGGAAATTTCTTTGATgacccaaaagcacttttaagttTTTCTGCCAACCATAGTCAAAAACGCTTTTTGTTCTCAAAATACACTTTAAGCCCTTCATGGAGGAGTCACAAACAGGCCCTAAATGTGGGTGTTAGTAATAGATAGTTGAAGCTCGCTGTTACTTGTTAAAGTTCATTGaaaaccatcagattttccttgtttaatGCGAGAAAAAATTTGTTGGACCACTCAAAACTGTTAGATGTACCAGTTAGACTCCAAAGCCAATTTATCGTCTGAGAAGTGAATCTCAAGAGATTCTTCTATAGAACTGGTCGTGGTCCCTTTTGGTCTGAATAGTTTTGTTGGCAATCACTTTTTAGATTTTCCATCTTGATGATCTGCGTGCATGTGGTAAGTGATGGTGGGGATGCACTGGTTAAGATGCATTTTCTAATTGGTTATTCAAGTTATCTCTAAGATTACGGGGGCGCATGAATGAAAGGgcttttcatttctcaaaacaacTTTAGTTCTGCTCTGGTCTAGATTTTCTCCCTGTTACTTCTCTCCATCAATTCTAATACCAGGTTTGGTTTCCAGGCAATTATTGTGTTTGTGATTAGCATACATGCCTATGCCTATGAAAAAAGTGAAATGGAGGAGATTTCAATGGTTGCTCTCTCCGGATGTATTTGGTTGCAAGCTTTTGTTATGGCATTAGAGACAAAGTAAGTGTTATCATACTTGGCTTGCATATAGCGTTTACTGTTTCCAAGTAATTACTAGAGAAAAATATACACATCCTTTGCAATCACGGTGTGTTTTGCTTGGTAATTATTATATAATTGTTCGAGTCATCCCTTGTTTAATAGAATTAAATAAAACTCGAgagaaaaaatgtttttgatttttttctgaCTACCTGTTTTTGTTTGCTTTGTGCAGTTCCTTTACACTATTGCAACATCTTGCTATATGGGGAAATTTAGCTGCCTTCTATATCATCAACTGGATCTTCAGTGCCATTCCATCATCGGGAATGTATACAATAATGTTTCGCTTGTGTAGACAGCCTTCTTATTGGATGACAATATTGGTAAATTTCCGTTCTCCATCTTTGCAGTTATTTTTTCAGTGTGGCTTCCTTCTAAATATCATCATCATTGATTTCTCGGTAGGGAAATCATGTTGAATAGGTGTTACGCACCGCTACGAACCACCAAATGGTTCGCAGAACAGTACATGATGTTGTATTAGTTTAGTGGTTTCTTTTGGGTTATACAGAATCACCAAATGGTCTACTGAGAGATGAAACATTCGTCGCTCAGTAATCTTGTATTATCCAACGGATGATTTAATTTTTCCGTTCATGTTCTTTTCTAAATCAAGAACGGAGGGCCAGAATATGGCACTGAAGAGGAACGAGACGATATGTACACTTGGTGATACTGATGGGAACTTTTTGTGCATTGCAGCTCATAG
This window harbors:
- the LOC126583191 gene encoding uncharacterized protein LOC126583191, with translation MKNDMTAAVVARNLLTPKDNRLLTKRSDELSVKDSLALSVQCAGSVSNMAQRIFARTRQVESLAAEVMSLKQEIRGLKHENKQLHRLAHDYATNMKRKLDQMKESDGQVLLDHQRFVGLFQRHLLPSSSGAVPRNEAPNDQSLMPPPSRVLSSIEAPNDPPPVPSLSGALPTAETSPKQPL